One Plasmodium berghei ANKA genome assembly, chromosome: 13 genomic region harbors:
- a CDS encoding serine/threonine protein phosphatase UIS2 produces MNISKFFLIFIPLVLFKYPANNELINYNVILKYDVKDLFKRVLQEQNEDIKDDNDENDEGDEEDEYYSYLKNRGTNEFDKVKYKYAEYVRFSIFKSKNIYTHIFNELLVFLGAQYGTEEEIVVHVKLIDILSLLFTHYKDNLSKFGHILNSFQDRSKLMNSVENEFMNEFINERDNYIYDVKNAYNKSDNNDDEWIETVLNKKNMLYDKFLKEWRIDGSNFYSIHNKKKTYLPKKVFQNKQNYIPDFENMEHVDLVCKPISDSAIDEKSAEKYEDKELNINEQNEQSNSKKEQTGNDNVSETKMHKEESSDSSNKTDESNVCKSENKYIKKTNNNKKIKEERHGFIYKMRNDFFLSDASLNVISLINSITSNEENKIVKKLYTGLKKLKITTFDNLIRYTNIIGIFFSYDIFDELYLQIKLIKEYFGLIPRNNDELSIVSKSKNVSKIKVYGKYNITDDEMFVPPVCLSAYCKLRSVWMQNRDFNFKIEKYSSNSINFMTLGDIGRGFKKENSYDEEQMLKLIGFNELKSTSNAMKDWHASNNADFVINLGDNVPEVDELDYLKNFEWHKIMRELFTFRKQDEDEEKNDADSYSITKDNIQEFYKEVEKQMNNTNTDDKNQHNDISTTPINNYTDGNEGNNNSENNNGFREYINDNTKDYNIYKNETTEKEETYDSIPFFSIFGEKDYFYFPSEQIQEHYAKRIPGYFFPNNYYRINYDFVYNNKEKNGVQEKFKASFIFIDTWSLMIGFPIIRNYRSFREQFNWINKALLESAKESDWIFVVGHHPFISSGRRSDNYSFEELSFHNIIRNFFFYYNIDGYFSAHDNLMEYLNFGPLNLFVNGSSSRVLFDKSTILGRGYFGKMVGSIYPVTCYLLTTIHSALRPKGCDISKYSKWSNKYDIGFSAHKLSKDELVTEFINSRSGKPVSQKIVIKNKKDKRRKFYDLDGYTNDKIKQFENKIYEFSSKNPNFIKYKIEEFKENDKKLNIIMNNLKSEEEKDAFRSLMFLNNLIFGISSHISNISFDQLKLMCYLANKYRTFFNKKLIKFLGEELKIAVQKMEVKTTNETPHNSNEILNTNENESIQPNDPTMKVEQIMELIDTLGYKPDEFLEKYDAMTQEEKDALKEKLGNDVSLEDYLSKVKMYIHKKKLSAEELKEYEENEENIKIAEVPDESKEDDNTNSQPEDTIDQENKDDINDIINAPNEVHKNYKELVEKEKKLTENEHALLMLSSLKTYDEMKYSLNILSKKEVIKEEAHPYGLYYIEKHKTFFQVSLELCPDIKRIISNLGKVGTKLAFYDYINNLYNKIMDLKNSIDKIAIF; encoded by the coding sequence ATGAATATCtcgaaattttttttaatattcatCCCCCTTGTACTATTTAAGTATCCTGCAAATAATGAgttaattaattataatgtgattttaaaatatgatgtaaaggatttatttaaaagagTATTGCAGGAGCAAAATGAAGATATTAAAGATGATAATGACGAAAATGATGAAGGTGATGAAGAAGATGAATACTATagttatttaaaaaatagagGAACCAATGAATTTGATAAAgtgaaatataaatacgCAGAATATGTGCGTTTCTCCATTTTTAAgagtaaaaatatatatacgcacatttttaatgaattaCTAGTATTTTTAGGCGCCCAATATGGTACTGAAGAAGAAATAGTGGTTCATGTAAAATTAATCGAtatattatctttattGTTTACTCATTATAAGGATAATTTAAGTAAATTTGgtcatatattaaatagtTTTCAAGATAGAAGCAAGCTAATGAATTCAGTGGAAAATGAATTTATGaatgaatttataaatgaaagagataattatatttatgacGTTAAAAATGCATACAATAAGAGCGATAATAACGATGATGAATGGATCGAAActgttttaaataaaaaaaatatgttatatgataaatttttaaaagaatgGAGAATCGATGGATCGAACTTTTACAGTATtcataacaaaaaaaaaacatatttaccaaaaaaagtttttcaaaataaacaaaattatattcccgattttgaaaatatggAACATGTAGATTTAGTGTGTAAGCCAATAAGTGATTCAGCCATTGATGAAAAAAGTGctgaaaaatatgaagataaagaattaaacataaatgaacaaaatgaacAGAGCAATTCTAAAAAAGAACAAACTGGCAATGATAATGTAAGCGAAACAAAAATGCACAAAGAAGAAAGTTCGGATAGCTCTAATAAAACAGACGAAAGTAATGTATGCAAATccgaaaataaatatattaaaaaaacaaacaataataaaaaaattaaagaagaACGACATGGATTTATCTATAAAATGAgaaatgatttttttttaagtgaTGCTTCATTAAATGTAATATCTTTAATTAATTCCATAACATCAAATGAAGagaataaaattgttaaaaaattatatactggtttaaaaaaattaaaaataacaacaTTTGATAACCTTATTagatatacaaatattataggtatatttttttcttatgatatttttgatgaattgtatttacaaattaaattaattaaagaATATTTTGGTCTTATCCCAAGAAATAACGATGAGCTTTCTATCGTTTCAAAATCTAAAAATGTAtctaaaataaaagtatatggaaaatataatataactGATGATGAAATGTTTGTTCCACCAGTTTGCTTGAGTGCCTATTGTAAATTAAGGTCAGTATGGATGCAAAATCGagattttaattttaaaattgaaaaatatagttcgaattctataaattttatgacGTTAGGAGATATTGGACGCGGgtttaaaaaagaaaatagcTATGATGAAGAACAAATGTTAAAATTGATAGGTTTTAATGAGTTAAAAAGTACTTCTAATGCTATGAAAGATTGGCATGCATCAAATAACGCTGATTTTGTAATTAATTTAGGAGATAATGTGCCCGAGGTAGATGAATTGgattatttgaaaaattttgaatGGCATAAAATAATGAGGGAATTATTTACTTTTAGAAAACAAGATgaagatgaagaaaaaaatgatgcaGATTCATATTCAATTACTAAAGATAATATACAGGAATTTTATAAAGAAGTCGAAAAGCAAAtgaataatacaaatacaGATGACAAAAATCAACACAATGATATATCTACTACTCCAATCAATAATTATACTGACGGTAATGAGGGTAACAACAATtctgaaaataataacggTTTTAGAGAATACATTAATGATAATACAAAAGAttacaatatttataaaaatgaaactactgaaaaagaagaaacaTATGATTCAATACCATTTTTCTCGATATTTGGAGAAAAggattatttttattttcctaGTGAGCAAATACAAGAACATTATGCAAAACGGATTCCAGGTTATTTTTTCccaaataattattatcgTATCAATTAtgattttgtatataataataaagagaAAAATGGGGTTcaagaaaaatttaaagcatcttttatttttattgataCATGGTCATTAATGATTGGATTTCCTATTATAAGAAATTATCGATCCTTCCGTGAGCAATTTAATTGGATAAATAAAGCTTTGTTAGAAAGTGCTAAAGAAAGTGATTGGATTTTTGTGGTTGGACATCATCCATTTATTTCTAGTGGTAGAAGATCAGATAATTATTCATTTGAAGAGCTTTCATTTCATAATATCATAAgaaacttttttttctattataatatagatGGCTATTTTAGTGCTCATGATAATTTAATGGAATATCTAAATTTTGGGCCtcttaatttatttgttaatgGTTCATCTTCTAGAGtattatttgataaatcTACTATACTGGGTAGAGGGTATTTTGGGAAAATGGTTGGATCAATTTATCCTGTTACTTGCTATTTATTGACTACAATACACTCTGCCTTAAGACCTAAAGGTTGTGATATTAgtaaatattcaaaatggtcaaataaatatgatattgGATTTAGTGCTCACAAATTAAGCAAAGATGAGCTTGTAACtgaatttataaattcgCGATCAGGAAAGCCAGTCAGCcaaaaaatagttataaaaaataaaaaagataaaagaagaaaattttatgatttaGATGGATATacaaatgataaaattaaacaatTCGAAAATAAAATCTATGAATTTAGTTCTAAAAATcctaattttattaaatataaaattgaagaatttaaagaaaatgataaaaaacttaatataattatgaacaatttaaaaagtgaagaagaaaaagatGCTTTTAGAAGCcttatgtttttaaataatttaatttttgggATTTCAAGTCATATTtctaatatatcatttgatcaattaaaattaatgtgTTACCTTGCCAATAAATATCGTAcgttttttaataaaaaacttaTCAAATTTTTAGGAGAAGAGCTAAAAATAGCGGTACAAAAAATGGAAGTAAAAACAACAAACGAGACTCCACACAACTCAAACGAGATCCTTAAtacaaatgaaaatgaaagtATTCAGCCAAATGATCCAACAATGAAGGTAGAACAAATTATGGAATTGATAGACACATTAGGATATAAACCAGACGAAtttttggaaaaatatgatgCAATGACACAAGAAGAAAAAGACGCATTGAAAGAAAAGCTTGGAAATGATGTATCATTAGAAGATTACTTAAGCAAGGTAAAGATGTATATTCATAAGAAAAAACTAAGTGCAgaagaattaaaagaatatgaagaaaacgaggaaaatattaaaatagcAGAAGTCCCAGATGAATCAAAAGAAGATGACAATACAAACAGTCAACCAGAGGACACTATTGATcaagaaaataaagatgacataaatgatattattaatgCACCGAATGAAGtgcataaaaattataaagaattagtagaaaaggaaaaaaaattaactgAAAATGAACATGCCTTACTAATGTTAAGTTCTCTTAAAACTTATGATGAAATGAAATATTccttaaatattttgtcaAAAAAAGAAGTTATTAAGGAAGAAGCTCACCCATATggtttatattatatagaaaagcataaaacattttttcaaGTATCCTTAGAATTGTGTCCCGACATTAAAAGAATAATATCAAATTTAGGAAAAGTTGGAACGAAACTAGCTTTCTAcgattatattaataatttgtataataAGATAATGGATTTGAAAAATTCCATTGATAAAATTGCTATATTTTAA
- a CDS encoding ATP synthase (C/AC39) subunit, putative: MELCFYNSKNGYLEAFLRGLRSSFLTPDEYKKLTEVDTLDDFKSVLEDTDYGSFMMDEPSPIAVTTIAQKCKEKMAHEFNYIRAQAEEPLRTFLDYIAKEKMIDNVISLIQGTLNKKNPEELLSRVDPLGYFPQMKAITSMDVQNSHDDVLKILLIETPIGTYFDKYISANSSNEKNNMSIILNDIDIEILRNTLKKAWLEDFYDFIKKLGGKTEEVMGHILKSVADFRVLSVTLNTINSSLSLELQKDRNDMFPCFGYLYPEGTDKIRKCWNNETVQAALENYPAYYNLYEECKQFYIKNDNVTENKFVDHKIKSLEDLLYVKLVKLCETAFDQHCHFGIFYAWVKLKEQEIRNIIWISDMILMNRKDCIDSIIPIFEPQI, translated from the coding sequence ATGGAActatgtttttataattcaaaaaatggaTACTTGGAAGCTTTTTTAAGAGGGTTGCGTAGTAGTTTTTTAACCCCTGATGAATATAAGAAATTAACCGAAGTCGATACCCTTGACGATTTTAAATCGGTTTTAGAAGACACAGATTATGGATCATTTATGATGGATGAGCCTTCCCCAATTGCTGTTACAACTATAGCACAAAAAtgtaaagaaaaaatggcACATGagtttaattatataagaGCACAAGCTGAAGAGCCGTTAAGAACATTCCTAGATTATATTgcaaaagaaaaaatgatagATAATGTTATAAGTTTAATACAAGGgacattaaataaaaaaaacccTGAAGAATTATTGTCACGTGTTGATCCATTGGGATATTTTCCACAAATGAAAGCTATCACTTCGATGGATGTTCAAAACTCTCATGATGAcgttttaaaaattttattgatTGAAACACCAATAGGTACctattttgataaatatatatcagcCAATTCatcaaatgaaaaaaacaatatgtCAATAATACTTAATGATATCGATATTGAAATTTTGAGaaatacattaaaaaaagcaTGGTTAGAAgatttttatgattttattaaaaaattaggAGGTAAAACAGAAGAAGTTATGGgacatattttaaaaagtgTAGCAGATTTTAGAGTGTTGTCTGTTACATTAAACACAATAAATTCGAGTTTAAGTCTTGAATTACAAAAAGATAGAAATGATATGTTTCCATGTTTTGGGTATTTATATCCTGAAGGAACAGataaaattagaaaatgTTGGAATAATGAAACTGTTCAAGCCGCTTTAGAAAATTATCCTGCATATTATAACTTATATGAAGAGTGCAagcaattttatattaaaaatgataatgttactgaaaataaatttgttgaccataaaataaaatcttTAGAAGATTTGTTGTATGTGAAACTTGTCAAATTATGTGAAACTGCTTTTGATCAACATTGTCATTTTGgaatattttatgcatgggtaaaattaaaagaacaAGAAATTAGAAACATCATTTGGATTTCAGATATGATTTTAATGAATAGAAAAGATTGCATCGACAGCATTATTCCTATATTCGAGCCGCAAATATAG